In the genome of Segatella copri, one region contains:
- a CDS encoding TIGR03905 family TSCPD domain-containing protein, with protein MLQQEKKDKLTKVTYQTHGTCSKYICISVDEDGTVQDAQFIGGCDGNTKGVCALIQGMKAKEVIVRLKGITCGNKPTSCPDQLATALQEMGY; from the coding sequence ATGTTGCAGCAAGAAAAGAAAGATAAGTTGACAAAAGTAACTTATCAGACTCATGGCACCTGCTCAAAATACATCTGCATCAGTGTTGATGAAGATGGAACTGTGCAGGATGCCCAGTTCATCGGTGGCTGCGATGGCAACACCAAGGGCGTTTGTGCCTTGATTCAGGGCATGAAGGCCAAGGAAGTCATCGTCCGACTGAAGGGTATCACTTGTGGTAACAAGCCTACAAGCTGTCCAGACCAGCTGGCCACAGCCTTGCAGGAAATGGGATATTAA
- a CDS encoding YebC/PmpR family DNA-binding transcriptional regulator, with the protein MGRAFEYRKATKLKRWGHMAKTFTKLGKQIAIAVKAGGPEPENNPTLRAIIANCKRENMPKDNIARAIKNACGKDTSDYKEVTYEGYGPHGVAVFVDTLTDNTTRTVADVRSIFNKFSGNLGTTGSLSFLFDHKAVFTFKKKDGLDMDEMILDLIDYGVEDEFDEDEETGEITIYGAPTSFGEIQKHLEAEGFEVTGAEFTYIPNDLKDVTAEERETIDKMVEKLEEFDDVQTVYTNMKPEIPADAE; encoded by the coding sequence ATGGGAAGAGCATTTGAATATCGTAAAGCTACAAAGCTGAAAAGATGGGGCCACATGGCCAAGACATTTACTAAGTTGGGTAAGCAGATTGCTATTGCAGTGAAGGCAGGCGGTCCAGAGCCAGAGAACAACCCAACATTGCGTGCTATCATCGCTAACTGTAAGCGTGAGAACATGCCTAAGGATAATATCGCTCGTGCCATCAAGAACGCTTGTGGCAAGGATACCAGCGATTACAAGGAGGTGACATACGAGGGATATGGCCCTCACGGAGTTGCTGTGTTCGTTGATACATTGACAGATAACACAACCCGTACAGTGGCTGACGTTCGTTCTATCTTCAACAAGTTCAGCGGTAACTTGGGTACAACAGGTTCTTTGTCTTTCCTCTTCGACCACAAGGCTGTGTTCACATTCAAGAAGAAGGATGGTCTGGATATGGACGAGATGATTCTCGACCTGATTGACTACGGCGTAGAGGACGAGTTCGATGAGGACGAGGAGACTGGCGAAATCACTATCTACGGTGCTCCTACAAGCTTCGGCGAGATTCAGAAGCACCTGGAGGCTGAGGGCTTCGAGGTAACGGGTGCTGAGTTCACCTACATTCCTAACGATTTGAAGGATGTTACTGCTGAGGAGCGCGAGACTATCGACAAGATGGTTGAGAAGTTGGAGGAGTTTGACGATGTTCAGACTGTTTACACCAACATGAAGCCAGAGATTCCTGCAGACGCAGAATAA
- the pheT gene encoding phenylalanine--tRNA ligase subunit beta, with amino-acid sequence MNVSYKWLKEYVDFDLTPQETADALTSCGLEVDALEEVQSIKGGLKGLYVGKVLTCEAHPNSDHLHVTTVDLGKGEPQQIVCGAPNVAAGQKVIVADLGCVLYDGDQSFTIKKSKLRGVESLGMICAEDEIGVGTSHDGIIVLPEDAPVGQPAAEYYHLESDWLIEIDITANRADALGHWGVARDLYAWLKQNGYETSLHRPSCDEFVVDNEDLPIDVEIENTEACKRYACVSITDCEVKESPKWLQDKLNIIGLRPINNIVDITNYIMMAYGQPLHCFDADMVTGHKIVVRTQPEGTKFVTLDGEEHTLGEHDLSICNAEEPMCIAGIFGGKGSGTYETTKSVVLESAYFHPTWIRKSARRHGLSTDASYRFERGVDPNGQIYALKQAAILCKQLAGGKISMQIKDVYPEPMQDFPVRLNYEYAHRLIGKEIGAETIKNIATSLEMKIVKEDAEGIDLLVPAYRVDVQRPCDVVEDILRIYGYNNVEIPTQLKSSLTVQGDEDKAYHSQNLVAEQLVGEGFMEILNNSLSKTSYYTDLELNKYPLENVVKVMNPLSADLGVMRQTMLFGGLESIARNINHKSQNLKFFEVGNTYLYNKEKWSEESPIKAYSQEAHMSLFITGKRVEGSWAHADEQSNIYELKAVVENILRRVGMPQNNLVIKHSDNNIFAKGVNYETRAGKVLVEMGILSNKLKKAFDIEQDVFYADVHWDNVVKTVKKVNLTYTDISKYPSVSRDLALLVDKNVEFAQIEQIAHQTEKKLLKSVVLFDVYEGKNLPEGKKSYAVNFILQDEEKTLNDKQIDAIMKKLIANLTGKLNAELR; translated from the coding sequence ATGAACGTTTCATACAAATGGCTTAAAGAATACGTCGATTTCGACCTGACACCACAGGAGACTGCCGATGCGCTGACCTCTTGCGGACTCGAAGTGGACGCTTTGGAGGAAGTTCAGTCTATCAAGGGTGGACTGAAAGGTCTTTACGTAGGTAAAGTGTTGACATGCGAGGCGCATCCTAACAGCGACCACCTGCACGTTACAACCGTTGACCTGGGCAAGGGCGAGCCACAGCAGATTGTCTGCGGTGCGCCAAACGTAGCTGCCGGTCAGAAGGTAATCGTTGCCGACCTGGGCTGCGTGCTCTACGACGGCGACCAGAGTTTTACCATCAAGAAGAGCAAGCTGCGCGGTGTGGAGAGCTTGGGTATGATCTGCGCTGAGGATGAGATTGGCGTGGGTACTTCTCACGACGGTATCATCGTGCTCCCTGAGGATGCACCTGTAGGTCAGCCTGCTGCCGAGTACTATCACCTGGAGAGCGACTGGCTCATCGAGATTGATATCACTGCCAACCGTGCCGATGCACTCGGCCACTGGGGCGTGGCTCGTGACCTTTATGCCTGGTTGAAGCAGAACGGCTATGAAACCAGTCTGCATCGCCCATCTTGCGATGAATTCGTAGTAGACAACGAGGATCTTCCTATCGATGTAGAAATTGAGAACACCGAGGCTTGCAAGCGCTATGCCTGCGTAAGCATCACCGACTGCGAGGTGAAGGAAAGCCCTAAGTGGTTGCAGGATAAGCTGAACATTATCGGCTTGCGTCCAATCAACAATATCGTGGATATCACCAACTACATCATGATGGCATACGGCCAGCCATTGCACTGCTTCGATGCCGACATGGTTACCGGTCATAAGATTGTTGTCCGCACCCAGCCAGAGGGTACCAAGTTCGTGACCCTGGATGGCGAGGAGCACACCCTGGGTGAGCACGACCTGAGCATCTGCAATGCTGAGGAGCCAATGTGTATCGCAGGTATCTTCGGCGGTAAGGGTTCAGGTACTTACGAGACCACCAAGAGCGTGGTTCTGGAGAGTGCTTACTTCCACCCAACATGGATTCGCAAGAGCGCTCGCCGTCACGGCTTGAGCACAGATGCCAGCTATCGTTTTGAGCGTGGCGTAGATCCAAACGGACAGATTTATGCATTGAAGCAGGCTGCCATCCTCTGCAAGCAGTTGGCTGGCGGCAAGATTTCCATGCAGATCAAGGATGTATATCCAGAGCCAATGCAGGATTTCCCAGTTCGCCTGAACTATGAGTATGCGCATCGCCTCATCGGTAAGGAGATTGGTGCTGAGACCATCAAGAATATCGCCACATCTCTCGAGATGAAGATCGTGAAGGAAGATGCTGAGGGCATCGACCTTCTGGTTCCTGCCTATCGTGTAGACGTTCAGCGTCCTTGCGACGTGGTAGAGGATATCCTCCGTATCTACGGATATAATAATGTGGAGATTCCAACCCAGTTGAAGAGTTCCCTGACAGTTCAGGGCGATGAGGACAAGGCTTATCACAGCCAGAACCTCGTGGCAGAGCAGTTGGTAGGCGAGGGCTTCATGGAGATTCTCAACAACTCTCTGAGCAAGACCAGCTACTACACAGACCTGGAGCTGAACAAGTATCCTTTGGAGAATGTAGTGAAGGTGATGAACCCATTGAGTGCTGATCTCGGCGTGATGCGCCAGACCATGCTCTTCGGCGGTTTGGAGAGCATAGCCCGCAACATCAACCACAAGAGCCAGAACCTGAAGTTCTTCGAGGTGGGTAACACCTATTTATATAATAAGGAGAAGTGGAGCGAGGAGAGTCCTATCAAGGCTTACTCCCAGGAGGCTCACATGTCACTCTTCATCACCGGTAAGCGTGTAGAGGGCAGTTGGGCTCATGCAGATGAGCAGAGCAACATCTACGAGCTGAAGGCAGTGGTAGAGAATATCCTCCGCCGTGTGGGTATGCCACAGAACAACCTGGTTATCAAGCACAGCGACAACAACATCTTTGCCAAGGGCGTGAACTACGAGACCCGTGCCGGAAAGGTATTGGTAGAGATGGGTATCCTGAGCAACAAGCTGAAGAAGGCATTCGACATTGAGCAGGATGTATTCTATGCTGATGTTCACTGGGATAACGTGGTGAAGACCGTGAAGAAGGTGAACCTTACTTACACAGATATCAGCAAGTATCCATCTGTGAGCCGCGACCTTGCACTGCTCGTTGACAAGAACGTAGAGTTTGCACAGATTGAGCAGATTGCCCATCAGACCGAGAAGAAGCTCCTGAAGAGCGTGGTACTCTTCGACGTATATGAGGGTAAGAACCTGCCAGAGGGCAAGAAGAGCTATGCCGTGAACTTCATCCTGCAGGATGAGGAGAAGACATTGAACGACAAGCAGATTGATGCCATCATGAAGAAGCTCATTGCCAACCTCACAGGCAAGCTCAACGCAGAATTGAGATAA
- a CDS encoding transglycosylase domain-containing protein produces MRRHFIYTLWGIFAAGIVSVALAFMAIWFGWIGYMPDIEDLQNPISRFATQVYSADGKVLGTWNLNKENRIVIPYKKMSPYLIKALVATEDERFYEHSGIDFRALGRAIVKRGILGQTNAGGGSTITQQLAKQLYSEKASSTLERLLQKPIEWVIAVKLERYYTKEEILALYLNYFDFLHNAVGIKTAANTYFNKEPKDLTLTEAATLIGLCKNPSLFNPVRYPERARDRRNVVLSQMEKAGYLSSSEYSQYAAEPLTLNFHRTDHKDGSATYLREYLRKYMMATRPERKDYASWNYAQFVTDSILWNTDPLFGWCNKNYKKDGSPYNIYSDGLKVFTTIDSRMQRYAEEAVYQHVARYLQPAFSKEVARKPSSPYSDKLTPQQIKVILNRSVTQSERYRQMKEDGFSADEIHAAFRKKIPMTVFTYHGDIDTVMSPLDSIRYYKTFLRSGFMSMDPKTGAVKAYVGGLDYTHFMYDMVSLGRRQVGSTIKPFLYSLAMSNGFSPCDMAPNRQQTYMVAGRPWTPRNANHSRYGQMVPLSWGLAQSNNWISAYLMSKLNPSQFVQLLHDYGINNPDIHASMSLCLGPCEVSVSEMVSAYTAFANHGIRTAPMFVSRIEDNEGNTIATFQPRMNEVISADNAMKMLYMMMGVVDNGTAGRLRYRYKLEGQIGAKTGTTNNNSDGWFIAFTPQLVSGCWVGGEERDIHFDSMSMGQGATMALPIWAIFMKKVYADPSLGYSPTVKFDMPADYNPCYHAGSGGEQDTFEKVDAIDEVFE; encoded by the coding sequence ATGAGAAGACATTTTATCTATACGTTATGGGGCATTTTTGCCGCCGGAATCGTGAGTGTGGCACTTGCCTTCATGGCCATCTGGTTTGGCTGGATTGGCTACATGCCCGACATCGAGGATTTGCAGAATCCTATCAGCAGATTCGCCACGCAGGTGTACTCTGCCGACGGGAAGGTGCTTGGTACATGGAACCTGAACAAGGAAAACCGTATCGTGATTCCTTACAAGAAGATGTCACCTTATTTAATAAAGGCACTCGTTGCCACGGAGGATGAACGATTCTACGAGCATTCGGGCATCGACTTCCGTGCGCTGGGGCGTGCCATCGTGAAGCGCGGCATCCTGGGACAGACCAATGCCGGAGGTGGAAGTACCATCACGCAGCAGCTTGCCAAGCAGCTCTATTCCGAAAAGGCATCGAGCACGCTGGAGCGACTGCTGCAGAAACCGATAGAGTGGGTCATCGCCGTGAAATTGGAACGGTACTATACCAAGGAGGAAATCCTGGCTCTCTATCTCAACTACTTCGACTTCCTGCACAATGCCGTGGGCATCAAAACGGCGGCAAACACCTATTTTAATAAGGAGCCGAAAGACCTGACCCTCACCGAGGCAGCTACGCTCATCGGACTCTGCAAGAACCCGTCGCTCTTCAACCCAGTGCGCTATCCGGAGCGTGCCCGCGACAGAAGAAACGTGGTGCTCTCGCAGATGGAGAAGGCGGGCTATCTGAGCAGCAGCGAATACAGCCAGTATGCGGCTGAACCACTCACGCTCAACTTCCACCGCACCGACCACAAGGACGGTTCTGCCACTTATCTGCGTGAATATCTGCGCAAATATATGATGGCTACCCGCCCTGAGAGAAAGGATTATGCATCGTGGAACTATGCGCAGTTTGTAACCGATTCCATCCTTTGGAACACCGACCCATTGTTTGGCTGGTGCAACAAGAACTATAAGAAGGATGGTTCGCCATACAATATCTACAGCGACGGATTGAAGGTGTTTACCACCATCGACAGCCGCATGCAGCGATATGCCGAAGAGGCCGTGTATCAGCATGTGGCACGCTATCTGCAGCCAGCCTTCAGCAAGGAGGTGGCACGCAAGCCTAGTTCGCCATACAGCGACAAGCTGACGCCGCAGCAGATTAAGGTGATATTGAACCGCAGCGTGACCCAGAGCGAGCGCTATCGCCAGATGAAGGAGGATGGATTCTCGGCTGACGAAATCCACGCAGCCTTCAGGAAGAAGATTCCGATGACCGTGTTCACCTATCACGGAGATATCGATACGGTGATGAGTCCGCTGGATTCCATCCGTTATTACAAGACCTTCCTGCGCAGCGGTTTCATGAGTATGGACCCTAAGACGGGTGCCGTGAAGGCGTATGTGGGAGGATTGGACTATACTCACTTCATGTACGACATGGTGAGTCTGGGAAGAAGACAGGTGGGTTCTACCATCAAGCCATTCCTCTACAGTCTGGCGATGTCTAACGGCTTCTCGCCTTGCGACATGGCACCTAACCGCCAGCAGACTTACATGGTGGCTGGCAGACCATGGACGCCTAGAAATGCCAACCATTCGAGATACGGCCAGATGGTGCCGCTGAGCTGGGGATTGGCGCAGAGTAACAACTGGATAAGTGCTTATCTGATGAGCAAGCTGAACCCGTCGCAGTTTGTCCAGCTCTTGCACGACTACGGTATCAACAACCCTGATATTCATGCTTCTATGAGCTTGTGTCTGGGTCCGTGCGAGGTGAGCGTGAGCGAGATGGTGAGTGCCTATACCGCCTTTGCCAACCACGGCATCCGTACGGCTCCGATGTTCGTGAGCCGCATCGAGGACAACGAGGGTAACACCATCGCTACCTTCCAGCCGAGAATGAACGAGGTGATCAGTGCCGACAACGCCATGAAGATGCTCTACATGATGATGGGTGTGGTGGATAACGGTACTGCCGGCCGCCTGCGCTACAGATATAAACTGGAGGGACAGATTGGTGCCAAGACGGGTACCACCAACAACAACAGTGACGGTTGGTTCATCGCCTTTACGCCGCAGCTGGTGAGCGGTTGCTGGGTAGGTGGCGAGGAGCGTGATATCCACTTCGATTCGATGAGTATGGGTCAGGGTGCCACCATGGCATTGCCTATTTGGGCTATCTTCATGAAGAAGGTTTATGCCGACCCATCGCTGGGCTACAGTCCTACCGTGAAGTTCGATATGCCAGCCGATTACAACCCATGCTATCATGCGGGCAGCGGCGGCGAGCAGGACACCTTTGAGAAGGTGGATGCCATCGACGAAGTATTTGAATAA
- the pyrB gene encoding aspartate carbamoyltransferase → MEKHNFVTIADLSKEKIMYLLEMAQEFEKHPNRELLKGKVVATLFFEPSTRTQLSFQTAANRLGARVIGFSDAKTSSTTKGETLKDTILMVSNYADVIAMRHFIEGAAQYASEVAPVPIVNAGDGAHMHPSQCLLDLYSIFKTQGTLENLNIYLVGDLKYGRTVHSLITAMRHFNPTFHFIAPKELAMPEEYKLYCKEHNIKYVEHEDFNEDVIADADILYMTRVQKERFSDLMEYERVKNVYILKRDMLCKAKENMKIMHPLPRVNEIAYDVDDDPHAYYIQQAQNGLYAREAIFCHCLGITLEDVKNDKTIIE, encoded by the coding sequence ATGGAAAAACATAATTTTGTGACAATTGCAGACCTCTCGAAGGAGAAAATCATGTACCTCCTCGAAATGGCGCAGGAGTTTGAAAAGCATCCTAACAGGGAGCTGTTGAAGGGAAAGGTCGTTGCGACCCTTTTCTTCGAGCCTTCTACTCGTACACAGCTCAGTTTCCAAACCGCAGCCAACCGCCTCGGTGCCCGTGTCATCGGCTTCTCTGATGCCAAGACTTCCAGCACCACCAAGGGCGAAACGCTCAAGGATACCATCCTCATGGTGAGCAACTATGCTGACGTCATCGCCATGCGCCACTTCATCGAAGGCGCAGCACAGTATGCCAGCGAGGTGGCTCCAGTGCCTATCGTCAATGCAGGCGACGGTGCACACATGCATCCATCACAGTGCTTGCTCGACCTCTACTCTATCTTCAAGACCCAGGGTACCCTGGAGAACTTGAACATCTATCTTGTGGGTGACCTCAAGTATGGCCGCACCGTTCACTCACTTATCACCGCCATGCGCCACTTCAACCCTACCTTCCACTTCATCGCACCTAAGGAACTTGCCATGCCTGAGGAGTATAAACTCTACTGCAAGGAGCATAACATCAAGTACGTGGAGCATGAGGATTTCAACGAAGACGTGATTGCCGACGCCGACATTCTCTACATGACCCGTGTGCAGAAGGAGCGTTTCAGCGACCTGATGGAATACGAGCGCGTCAAGAACGTGTATATCCTGAAGCGCGACATGCTCTGCAAGGCGAAGGAGAACATGAAGATCATGCATCCGCTGCCACGTGTGAACGAGATTGCATACGATGTGGATGACGATCCACACGCATACTACATCCAGCAGGCACAGAACGGTCTCTATGCCCGTGAGGCTATCTTCTGCCACTGCCTCGGCATCACACTGGAGGATGTGAAGAACGATAAGACCATTATTGAGTAG
- the pyrI gene encoding aspartate carbamoyltransferase regulatory subunit encodes MGNNKSQLVVAAIENGTVIDHIPAEKTYQVVNLLQLEKMDTPVTIGYNLPSKKIGKKGIIKVANKYFTDEEINRLSVVAPNIGLSIIKDYEIVEKKTVKTPDTLKGIVKCNNPKCITNNEPMQTLFHTVDKVQGIVRCHYCDKEQKLGKVELCK; translated from the coding sequence ATGGGAAACAATAAAAGTCAATTAGTGGTTGCGGCTATCGAGAACGGTACCGTAATCGACCATATACCAGCCGAAAAGACCTATCAGGTAGTGAATCTGCTCCAGTTGGAGAAGATGGATACTCCTGTCACCATCGGCTACAACCTGCCTTCCAAGAAGATTGGCAAGAAGGGTATCATCAAGGTGGCAAACAAGTACTTCACCGACGAGGAAATCAACCGCCTCTCTGTGGTGGCTCCTAACATCGGACTGAGTATCATCAAGGACTACGAAATCGTGGAGAAGAAGACCGTGAAGACTCCAGACACACTGAAGGGCATCGTAAAGTGCAACAACCCTAAGTGTATCACCAACAACGAGCCTATGCAGACCCTCTTCCACACCGTAGACAAGGTGCAGGGCATCGTGCGCTGCCACTACTGCGACAAGGAGCAGAAACTGGGCAAAGTGGAGCTTTGCAAGTAG
- the glyA gene encoding serine hydroxymethyltransferase has product MVKDQEIFDLIEREHQRQLKGMELIASENFVSDEVMNAMGSYLTNKYAEGLPGKRYYGGCQVVDIVENLAIERVKKLFGAEYANVQPHSGAQANAAVLLAVLKPGDTFMGLNLDHGGHLSHGSHVNTSGILYNPIGYNLNKETGRVDYDEMEKLALEHKPKLIIGGGSAYSREWDYARMRKIADEVGALLMIDMAHPAGLIAAGLLDNPLKYAHIVTSTTHKTLRGPRGGIILMGKDFENPWGLTTKKGEVKKMSMLLNSAVFPGQQGGPLEHVIAAKAVAFNENLQPSWKEYAAQVKKNAAVLADDLIGRGFGIVSGGTDNHSMLVDLRSKYPDLTGKVAENALVAADITVNKNMVPFDSRSAFQTSGIRLGTAAMTTRGAKEDMMHLIAELIEEVLNAPEDEKVIARVREKVNETMKDYPLFAY; this is encoded by the coding sequence ATGGTAAAAGATCAAGAGATTTTCGACTTAATCGAAAGAGAACATCAGCGTCAGCTGAAGGGTATGGAGCTGATTGCTTCTGAGAATTTCGTAAGTGACGAGGTGATGAACGCTATGGGTTCTTACCTTACCAACAAGTATGCCGAGGGTCTGCCTGGCAAACGCTACTATGGTGGCTGCCAGGTGGTGGATATCGTGGAGAACCTCGCCATCGAGCGCGTCAAGAAACTCTTCGGCGCTGAGTATGCCAACGTGCAGCCTCACTCAGGTGCACAGGCCAACGCAGCCGTTCTGCTCGCCGTTTTGAAGCCGGGCGATACTTTTATGGGACTGAACCTCGACCACGGTGGCCACCTCTCTCATGGTAGCCACGTCAACACTTCGGGCATCCTCTACAACCCTATCGGCTACAACCTGAACAAGGAGACGGGCCGCGTGGATTACGACGAGATGGAGAAGCTGGCGCTGGAGCACAAGCCTAAGCTGATTATCGGTGGCGGTAGCGCCTACAGCCGTGAGTGGGATTACGCCCGCATGCGCAAGATTGCCGACGAGGTGGGTGCCCTCCTGATGATTGATATGGCTCACCCAGCCGGACTCATTGCAGCCGGACTGCTCGACAACCCATTGAAGTATGCACACATCGTTACTTCTACCACCCACAAGACCCTGCGTGGTCCTCGTGGCGGTATCATCCTCATGGGTAAGGACTTCGAGAATCCTTGGGGCTTGACTACCAAGAAGGGCGAGGTGAAGAAGATGAGCATGCTCCTCAATTCAGCCGTATTCCCTGGCCAGCAGGGCGGTCCGCTGGAGCACGTCATCGCTGCCAAGGCAGTAGCCTTCAATGAGAACCTGCAGCCTTCATGGAAGGAGTATGCAGCTCAGGTGAAGAAGAACGCAGCCGTGCTGGCTGACGACCTGATTGGTCGCGGTTTCGGCATCGTGAGCGGTGGTACCGACAACCACTCCATGCTCGTTGACCTGCGTTCAAAATATCCAGATCTTACAGGTAAGGTAGCCGAGAATGCTCTCGTTGCTGCCGATATCACAGTAAATAAGAATATGGTTCCTTTCGATTCCCGTTCAGCCTTCCAGACCTCAGGAATCCGTCTCGGAACAGCGGCCATGACAACCCGTGGCGCCAAGGAAGACATGATGCACCTCATCGCAGAACTCATCGAGGAAGTGCTCAATGCTCCTGAAGACGAGAAGGTGATTGCCCGTGTTCGCGAGAAGGTGAACGAGACGATGAAGGACTATCCGCTATTCGCCTATTAG
- a CDS encoding DUF5020 family protein: MKKLKSLVLMALALLPASKALAQTNAQVLYDFGTDRKYVTLTLEMFKQDKWGSTYFFVDHDFNYDKMDPNSDNVSLGGTYTEISRALNFWKDSSLKNWSLHAEYNGGITKNYPINNAWLFGVEYLIHDATYKNTLNLDVLYKTIRKKDQNVPMQLTAVWTCNDLFGVKGLKFDGFADFWWETHATFDGDGQAKTRHTVFITEPQLWYNVGQHFGCENLSLGGEVEITNNFGSTDGAKVRPCLGMKWDF; this comes from the coding sequence ATGAAAAAGCTGAAAAGCCTGGTTCTCATGGCATTGGCATTGCTTCCTGCAAGCAAGGCATTAGCCCAGACCAACGCTCAGGTGCTCTATGATTTCGGCACCGACCGCAAGTATGTAACTTTGACATTGGAGATGTTCAAGCAGGACAAATGGGGAAGCACGTATTTCTTCGTTGACCACGACTTCAACTACGACAAGATGGACCCCAACAGCGACAATGTTTCCCTGGGCGGAACCTACACCGAGATTTCGCGCGCGCTGAATTTCTGGAAGGATTCAAGCCTGAAAAACTGGAGTCTGCATGCTGAGTACAATGGCGGTATCACCAAGAACTACCCTATCAACAACGCATGGCTCTTTGGTGTGGAGTATCTCATTCACGATGCCACCTACAAGAACACCCTGAACCTGGATGTGCTCTACAAGACCATCCGCAAGAAAGACCAGAATGTTCCGATGCAGCTGACAGCCGTATGGACCTGCAACGACCTCTTCGGCGTAAAGGGATTGAAGTTTGACGGCTTCGCTGATTTCTGGTGGGAGACTCACGCCACATTCGATGGCGACGGACAGGCAAAGACCCGCCACACGGTATTCATCACCGAGCCACAGCTCTGGTACAATGTAGGTCAGCACTTCGGCTGCGAGAACCTGAGTCTGGGTGGTGAGGTAGAGATTACGAATAATTTCGGTAGCACCGATGGAGCAAAGGTTCGCCCTTGCCTGGGTATGAAGTGGGACTTCTAA